From Paenibacillus physcomitrellae, the proteins below share one genomic window:
- a CDS encoding polyprenyl synthetase family protein, with amino-acid sequence MKMLDLFGPMKKDMDFIEKQLYRSVEGEEGLLSSTSSHLLKAGGKRLRPVFVLLGGKFGNYDLEKLQYVAVTLELIHSASLVHDDVIDDAETRRGKPTVKSQWDNRIAMYTGDYIFGKALTLATRLEDPKIHQILAKAMVQMSIGEMEQIRDFFNTEQSVRNYLLRIRRKTALLIAISCQLGAIAAGASDELGRLLYRYGYNVGMAFQIRDDLLDLFGTEKQIGKPPGSDMRQGNITLPVLYALQENELREPLLQEIREIHKMDGRKDASDAIQMIRQSSGVTTAEGLADRFIDKALDALSRLPEIKAKKNLQDIAHFVNRRTY; translated from the coding sequence ATGAAAATGTTGGATTTGTTTGGCCCCATGAAGAAAGACATGGATTTCATAGAGAAGCAGCTGTACAGAAGCGTTGAAGGGGAAGAGGGGCTGCTCAGCAGCACCTCCAGCCATTTGCTAAAGGCCGGCGGCAAGCGGCTGCGCCCAGTTTTTGTCCTGCTTGGCGGCAAGTTTGGCAACTATGATCTGGAGAAGCTGCAATATGTAGCGGTAACGCTCGAGCTGATTCATTCCGCTTCCTTAGTCCATGATGATGTGATTGACGATGCCGAAACACGGCGTGGAAAACCAACGGTCAAATCTCAATGGGATAACCGGATCGCCATGTATACGGGGGATTATATTTTCGGTAAAGCTTTGACTCTGGCCACCCGGTTGGAAGATCCGAAGATTCATCAGATTTTGGCCAAAGCTATGGTACAAATGTCCATAGGCGAAATGGAGCAGATCCGCGATTTCTTTAATACGGAGCAGTCCGTTCGCAATTATCTGCTGCGCATTAGAAGGAAGACCGCTTTGCTGATCGCCATCAGCTGCCAGCTTGGAGCTATTGCTGCAGGCGCCAGCGACGAGTTGGGCCGTCTCCTGTATCGGTACGGTTATAACGTAGGGATGGCGTTCCAAATCCGGGATGATCTGCTTGATCTGTTCGGGACCGAGAAACAAATCGGCAAACCGCCGGGCAGCGATATGCGGCAAGGAAACATTACGCTCCCGGTGCTGTACGCCCTTCAAGAGAACGAACTGCGTGAGCCCCTGCTTCAGGAGATCCGGGAGATACATAAAATGGACGGCCGCAAGGATGCTTCGGACGCCATTCAAATGATCCGCCAAAGCTCTGGAGTAACCACAGCAGAAGGGCTGGCCGATCGTTTTATTGATAAAGCGCTGGACGCACTTTCCCGGCTTCCCGAGATCAAAGCGAAAAAAAATTTACAAGATATTGCGCATTTTGTGAATAGAAGAACATATTAA
- a CDS encoding menaquinone biosynthetic enzyme MqnA/MqnD family protein, whose product MSLSANKPTRMGIIDYTNVWPITYYFNEKELSRPIEIITKVPAVLNRAMIAGELDLSPVSSFAYGLGSRKLTLMPGLSVSSEGPVNSILVFSKQPLESVKNGRIALTNTSATSVNLLKIIMDKHYGGEPDYWVSEPDLDAMMETSDAALLIGDNAIKASWHDRGYHVTDLGKVWKEWTGYGMTFAVWAVQQTFAVSQAGWLQEIQEAFHESRKQSEQSLEPLVSKACEQLGGTEAYWNHYFQNLCYDFTEERQRGLQLYFDYCHELGLLEHPVQLSFWNETTRIQVK is encoded by the coding sequence ATGAGTCTATCAGCGAATAAACCGACCCGTATGGGCATCATCGATTATACGAATGTTTGGCCAATCACTTATTATTTCAACGAAAAAGAGCTCAGCCGGCCGATTGAAATCATCACAAAAGTTCCGGCGGTTTTAAACCGGGCAATGATCGCAGGTGAACTCGATCTTTCCCCGGTTTCTTCTTTTGCTTACGGCTTAGGCAGCCGCAAGCTTACACTTATGCCGGGTTTATCCGTCAGCTCGGAAGGCCCGGTTAATTCCATTTTGGTATTCTCGAAACAACCTTTGGAGTCGGTCAAAAATGGCAGAATCGCGTTGACTAACACCTCCGCTACTTCCGTGAACCTGCTGAAGATCATCATGGACAAGCATTATGGCGGAGAACCGGATTACTGGGTCAGCGAGCCTGATCTGGACGCAATGATGGAAACAAGCGACGCTGCCTTGTTAATCGGCGACAATGCAATCAAAGCCTCCTGGCACGACAGGGGTTATCATGTGACAGATTTGGGAAAAGTGTGGAAAGAGTGGACCGGGTACGGCATGACCTTTGCGGTGTGGGCGGTGCAGCAAACGTTTGCTGTAAGTCAGGCAGGCTGGCTCCAAGAGATTCAGGAAGCTTTCCATGAAAGCCGCAAGCAGAGTGAGCAGAGTCTTGAACCTCTTGTATCCAAAGCTTGTGAGCAGCTCGGCGGAACGGAAGCTTACTGGAATCATTACTTCCAAAATTTGTGTTATGATTTTACGGAGGAGAGACAGCGGGGACTTCAGCTGTATTTCGATTATTGTCATGAGCTCGGACTGCTGGAGCATCCTGTACAGCTTTCCTTCTGGAACGAGACTACACGGATTCAGGTGAAATGA
- a CDS encoding UbiX family flavin prenyltransferase, translated as MSETKKRPLVVGITGASGSIYGIRLVSVLLEMDYDVHLVVTQAGWRVIKEELGWDVTDREQALQKAFGHFPGKLVYHVIGDIGASIASGSFRVEGMIIMPCSMGSLSAVAHGTSDNLLARAADVMLKEGRELVLVPRETPLHAIHLENMLKLARLGVKIIPAMPAFYFGPATMEDLVDFMVGKVLDSLRIDHELFKRWGEQHESISE; from the coding sequence ATGAGCGAAACGAAGAAACGTCCGCTTGTAGTTGGAATTACGGGAGCCAGCGGTTCCATTTACGGCATCCGGCTGGTTTCCGTGCTGCTTGAGATGGATTATGACGTCCACCTGGTCGTTACGCAGGCCGGCTGGCGGGTAATCAAGGAAGAGCTCGGCTGGGATGTTACGGACCGTGAACAAGCCCTTCAAAAGGCTTTCGGCCATTTCCCCGGCAAGCTCGTTTACCATGTCATTGGCGACATCGGGGCTTCTATTGCCAGCGGCTCCTTCCGGGTGGAAGGCATGATCATCATGCCCTGCTCCATGGGGTCGCTTTCCGCTGTGGCTCACGGCACCTCGGACAATTTGCTGGCCCGGGCCGCAGACGTTATGCTTAAAGAAGGGCGGGAACTTGTCCTCGTTCCGAGAGAAACTCCGCTGCATGCGATTCATTTGGAGAACATGCTGAAACTGGCAAGGCTTGGGGTCAAAATTATCCCCGCTATGCCTGCTTTTTATTTCGGGCCGGCAACGATGGAAGATCTCGTTGATTTTATGGTAGGAAAAGTGCTGGACAGCCTGCGTATAGATCATGAGCTGTTCAAGAGATGGGGGGAGCAACATGAGTCTATCAGCGAATAA
- a CDS encoding UbiA-like polyprenyltransferase: MFRKLGIFLQMIKFEHTLFALPFAFMGSLLGAVAMKDSFPTWAQIGWVLMAMFGARSAAMGLNRLIDRVSDGKNPRTAGRAIPAGLLRISEVLIFIIVSLVLLFWAASELNPLALRLLPIAVVMLVIYSYTKRFTWLCHVVLGFTIALAPLGGWVAVTGKVDLTAIVLFVTIAFWVAGFDVIYACQDVEFDVKEGLYSIPSRFGVSRSLLIAKSFHIITAIGFVSLLLLAHLGWWYIGGIVIALIILFYEHTIVTPKDLSRLQTAFFTMNGALSIVVFCFTFIDLAVNIYR, encoded by the coding sequence ATGTTTAGAAAGTTAGGTATTTTTCTGCAGATGATTAAATTCGAGCATACTCTATTTGCTCTTCCTTTTGCTTTTATGGGGTCTTTGCTAGGCGCCGTAGCGATGAAGGATTCTTTCCCAACCTGGGCGCAGATCGGCTGGGTGCTGATGGCTATGTTCGGGGCGCGAAGCGCGGCTATGGGCCTTAACCGTTTGATTGACCGCGTGAGCGACGGCAAGAACCCGCGGACGGCAGGACGGGCCATTCCGGCAGGACTGCTGCGTATTTCGGAAGTGCTGATTTTTATTATTGTATCGCTTGTGCTCTTGTTCTGGGCGGCTTCCGAATTGAACCCCCTCGCGTTAAGACTGCTGCCGATTGCGGTAGTGATGCTGGTCATTTATTCGTATACTAAACGTTTCACCTGGTTATGTCATGTTGTGTTGGGCTTTACAATCGCGCTTGCGCCGCTCGGCGGCTGGGTTGCAGTAACCGGCAAGGTCGATCTGACCGCTATAGTCCTGTTTGTTACAATCGCATTTTGGGTGGCCGGATTTGATGTCATTTATGCCTGCCAGGACGTTGAATTTGATGTCAAAGAAGGTCTTTATTCCATTCCTTCCCGTTTCGGGGTAAGTCGTTCCCTGCTGATTGCGAAGTCTTTTCATATCATCACTGCTATCGGCTTTGTTTCTCTTCTTCTGCTAGCCCATCTCGGCTGGTGGTATATCGGCGGGATTGTCATCGCACTGATCATTTTATTCTACGAGCACACTATCGTTACGCCGAAGGACTTGAGCCGTCTGCAAACGGCCTTCTTTACCATGAACGGAGCGCTCAGCATCGTGGTGTTCTGTTTTACATTTATTGATTTGGCGGTGAATATCTACCGATGA
- a CDS encoding demethylmenaquinone methyltransferase, producing MAEKAQDKEQFVHAVFESIAPKYDLMNDILSFRRHKAWRKFTMAKMDMQPGSTAVDLCCGTCDWTISMAEQSGGPITGLDFSPNMLAVGQAKVKEKGLGNRVSLFQGNAMELPFEDNSFDYATIGFGLRNVPDLRRVLSEMQRVVKPGGMVVCLELSKPTWQPFKGIYYLYFKRILPFLGKLVAKRYEQYKWLPDSLVQFPGRHELADIFRETGLKDVQAYPLTGGIAALHIGVKEKHHV from the coding sequence ATGGCTGAGAAAGCACAAGACAAAGAACAGTTTGTACATGCTGTATTTGAGAGCATTGCTCCAAAGTATGATTTGATGAACGATATTTTAAGCTTCCGCAGGCATAAAGCGTGGCGGAAATTTACCATGGCCAAAATGGACATGCAGCCGGGCAGCACGGCCGTTGACCTGTGCTGCGGCACCTGCGACTGGACGATCAGCATGGCTGAGCAGAGCGGGGGGCCTATCACGGGGCTTGATTTCAGCCCGAATATGCTGGCTGTGGGGCAGGCGAAAGTGAAGGAGAAAGGGCTGGGAAACCGGGTTTCTCTGTTCCAGGGGAATGCAATGGAGCTGCCCTTTGAAGACAACTCCTTCGATTATGCGACGATCGGATTTGGGCTTCGCAACGTCCCTGACTTGCGCCGTGTCCTTAGTGAAATGCAGCGGGTGGTGAAACCTGGCGGCATGGTGGTCTGCCTGGAACTGTCGAAGCCAACCTGGCAACCGTTCAAGGGCATCTATTATTTGTATTTCAAACGCATTCTTCCGTTTCTGGGGAAGCTGGTGGCTAAACGTTATGAACAATACAAGTGGCTGCCGGATTCTTTAGTTCAGTTTCCGGGCCGGCACGAGCTTGCTGATATATTCCGGGAAACGGGCCTGAAGGATGTACAAGCATATCCTTTGACAGGCGGAATAGCCGCTTTACATATTGGAGTGAAGGAGAAACACCATGTTTAG
- a CDS encoding heptaprenyl diphosphate synthase component 1 codes for MKLYRVPDLAKKYVDYDMISTYTELADFPDSRVRLLYTFLKHEQPGNESDLEVCALAVYLLQLGLDTHDLIDPEPVRKEERLMRSRQLKVLAGDYFSSLFYQLLAKTNQIQHISLLSSAVCEVNRLKALFYTKMKELLLSTEDYVKESALLKMQLFTFFTPLLDKTVQHYWQPLLEEVSRCEALAAEMSLTARESSGHLGFAYLRIMESGSAEDKAMLCRSKLNTRDWSSLLLKYKVMEQLADKLHQSVEQIQQLLKEMSDERFCKELAGIAEPFKALLGKPNTAWNEG; via the coding sequence ATGAAATTGTATCGTGTACCTGACTTGGCAAAAAAATATGTCGATTACGACATGATCTCCACCTATACGGAGCTTGCGGATTTTCCGGATTCCCGTGTTCGTTTGTTATACACTTTTCTTAAACATGAGCAGCCGGGCAATGAAAGTGATCTGGAAGTATGCGCGCTTGCCGTATATCTACTTCAACTCGGTCTGGATACGCACGATCTGATCGATCCGGAGCCGGTTCGCAAAGAAGAGCGGCTGATGCGTTCCCGCCAGCTGAAGGTGCTGGCCGGCGATTATTTCAGCAGTCTGTTCTATCAGCTGCTGGCCAAAACTAACCAGATCCAGCATATTTCCCTGTTGTCCTCAGCGGTTTGCGAGGTGAACCGTTTGAAGGCACTTTTTTACACAAAAATGAAGGAGCTGCTGCTCAGCACAGAGGATTATGTGAAAGAATCCGCTTTGCTGAAAATGCAGCTGTTCACTTTCTTTACGCCTTTGCTGGACAAGACGGTTCAGCATTACTGGCAGCCGCTGCTGGAGGAAGTCAGCAGATGCGAAGCTTTAGCGGCGGAAATGTCTCTGACAGCCCGCGAATCCTCGGGTCATCTGGGATTTGCTTATTTGCGGATTATGGAATCCGGAAGCGCGGAAGATAAGGCCATGCTGTGCAGAAGCAAATTGAATACCAGGGATTGGTCTTCGCTGCTACTGAAGTATAAAGTGATGGAGCAGCTGGCAGACAAGCTGCATCAATCGGTAGAACAGATTCAACAGCTGCTGAAGGAAATGTCAGACGAGCGGTTCTGCAAGGAATTAGCCGGCATAGCCGAACCTTTCAAAGCGCTGCTTGGCAAGCCGAATACAGCTTGGAATGAAGGGTAA
- the mtrB gene encoding trp RNA-binding attenuation protein MtrB, with protein sequence MEENGQTGKAGEPSSTTGDYFVIKAKEQGVQVIGLTRGKDTRFHHTEKLDKGEVLIAQFTDHTSAVKVRGKAVIMTKLGVIETEE encoded by the coding sequence ATGGAAGAGAATGGCCAGACAGGTAAAGCCGGCGAGCCAAGCAGTACAACCGGTGATTACTTCGTGATCAAGGCAAAAGAGCAAGGGGTCCAGGTGATCGGGCTTACCCGGGGCAAGGATACCCGCTTTCATCATACGGAGAAACTCGATAAAGGTGAGGTGCTGATCGCCCAGTTTACGGATCATACTTCGGCAGTTAAAGTACGGGGCAAAGCGGTCATCATGACCAAGTTAGGTGTAATTGAAACGGAAGAATAA
- a CDS encoding HU family DNA-binding protein: protein MNKSELITQVSESTELSKKDVTKAVDAVFEAISEALQNGDKVQLVGFGNFEVRERSARKGRNPQTGEEIEIPASKIPAFKPGKALKDGIK, encoded by the coding sequence ATGAATAAGTCTGAACTGATTACTCAGGTTTCTGAAAGCACTGAGCTTTCCAAGAAAGACGTAACGAAAGCAGTTGACGCTGTATTCGAAGCGATTTCCGAAGCTCTGCAAAACGGAGACAAAGTACAATTGGTAGGATTCGGAAACTTTGAAGTTCGCGAACGTTCCGCCCGTAAAGGCCGCAACCCGCAAACTGGCGAAGAAATCGAAATTCCAGCCAGCAAGATCCCTGCTTTCAAACCAGGCAAAGCGCTTAAAGACGGAATTAAATAA